Proteins from a genomic interval of Salinivibrio kushneri:
- a CDS encoding patatin-like phospholipase family protein yields MSKNKPKIALVLTGGGARAAYQVGVLSAIAHWYPRVHTSPFTIYCGTSAGAINAVSLASYASCFRLGVKKLSWLWHRLNTSRVLASQPSALVGHLLSQTGQRFQSHYQPTQPFGLLNNRPLRELLNQTISFNKLNYQLLAGHLNGLSVTASNYQTGQSVSFFQGASHIKPWERARAVGKRSQISTEHLLASSAIPFVFPASRIGHEFYGDGAIHQISPLRPAVKMDAERILILDLTTGIRRPEQIKHTAPGLAMLGGHLMNAIFADTLSADLEHLQRLNQVASALSPDQKERLGLRHIDVLHLRPSEPFEPMANRYYSHMPLALRSLLKLLGINASQDATFASYLLFEAAYLRQLIDIGYRDAHNHQSEILSLLTD; encoded by the coding sequence ATGTCGAAAAACAAACCCAAAATTGCCTTGGTGCTCACTGGCGGCGGTGCACGAGCCGCTTACCAAGTAGGCGTACTCTCGGCGATCGCTCACTGGTACCCGCGGGTGCACACGAGCCCCTTTACCATTTATTGCGGCACATCCGCCGGTGCTATCAACGCGGTATCTTTGGCAAGCTATGCGTCATGTTTTCGACTGGGCGTCAAAAAATTGTCTTGGCTATGGCATCGGTTGAACACCTCTCGGGTGCTCGCCAGTCAGCCCAGTGCACTTGTCGGTCACCTTTTGTCGCAAACCGGGCAACGCTTTCAATCTCACTACCAGCCCACTCAGCCTTTCGGGTTGCTCAATAACCGGCCATTAAGAGAATTACTGAATCAAACGATCAGCTTTAACAAGCTTAATTATCAATTACTTGCTGGTCATTTAAATGGCTTGTCTGTCACTGCCTCAAACTACCAAACGGGGCAATCGGTGAGTTTCTTTCAAGGCGCATCTCATATCAAACCGTGGGAAAGAGCCCGCGCAGTGGGAAAGCGAAGTCAAATTTCCACCGAACACTTACTGGCCTCTTCAGCCATTCCTTTCGTTTTTCCTGCCTCCAGGATTGGCCACGAGTTTTATGGTGATGGGGCAATTCACCAAATTTCCCCGTTGCGTCCCGCTGTCAAAATGGACGCGGAGCGGATTTTAATTCTGGATCTGACCACAGGGATACGGCGGCCTGAACAAATTAAACACACCGCGCCAGGTTTAGCGATGCTCGGCGGTCATTTAATGAATGCTATCTTTGCGGATACGCTCTCGGCAGACTTAGAGCATTTACAACGGCTTAATCAGGTTGCCAGCGCTTTATCTCCCGACCAAAAAGAGCGTCTAGGGCTGCGCCACATTGATGTGCTTCATCTTCGGCCTTCAGAACCATTTGAACCCATGGCGAACCGCTACTACAGCCATATGCCACTCGCATTGCGCAGCTTGCTTAAGCTTTTGGGGATTAATGCCAGTCAAGATGCCACCTTTGCCAGTTATCTGTTATTTGAGGCGGCATACCTTCGCCAGTTGATTGACATTGGCTACCGTGATGCACACAATCACCAGTCTGAGATCCTCTCTCTATTGACAGATTAG
- a CDS encoding superoxide dismutase has translation MTYSFPDLPYAYDALEPHIDEATMRIHHQRHHKTYYDKFVAAIEETARNGESLETLFAEVSTLPAAIRNNGGGYYNHLIYWQSMTPNPKGTPEGPLYDAIVATYGSLDAFKEAFSQAAIGQFGSGFAWLVVKEDGQLAITSTPNQDNPLMDIAEVKGEPLLGCDVWEHAYYLNYQNKRPDYVNAWWQVVNWDFAEKAYQKARETMS, from the coding sequence ATGACTTACTCTTTTCCCGATCTTCCTTATGCTTATGATGCGCTAGAGCCCCACATTGATGAGGCAACCATGCGCATTCATCATCAGCGTCACCACAAAACCTATTACGATAAATTTGTTGCGGCGATTGAAGAGACGGCGCGTAATGGTGAATCGCTTGAGACTTTATTTGCTGAGGTTTCAACGCTGCCTGCTGCCATTCGTAATAATGGCGGTGGTTATTACAACCATTTGATTTATTGGCAATCGATGACGCCCAACCCTAAGGGGACACCAGAAGGACCGCTCTATGATGCCATTGTAGCGACCTACGGCTCACTCGATGCGTTTAAAGAGGCCTTTAGTCAGGCGGCGATTGGTCAGTTTGGGTCAGGCTTTGCGTGGCTGGTAGTGAAAGAAGATGGACAGCTTGCGATTACATCGACACCTAATCAAGATAATCCATTGATGGATATTGCAGAGGTGAAAGGAGAGCCGCTGTTAGGCTGTGATGTGTGGGAGCATGCTTACTATCTTAACTATCAGAATAAGCGCCCAGATTATGTCAATGCTTGGTGGCAAGTGGTCAATTGGGACTTTGCTGAAAAGGCATACCAAAAAGCACGCGAGACGATGAGCTGA
- a CDS encoding proline--tRNA ligase, giving the protein MRTSQYLLSTLKETPSDAEIVSHQLMLRAGMIRKLASGLYTWLPTGVRVLRHVERIVREEMNRAGAVETMMPVVQPADLWQETGRWEKFGPELLRIADRHQRDFVLGPTHEEVITHLARNEINSYKQLPLNLYQIQTKFRDEVRPRFGVMRSREFTMKDAYSFDIDKAGMEQSYEKMRAAYCAIFDRMGLDYRAVLADTGAIGGSASHEFHVLADSGEDLIAFSTESDYAANIEKAEALAPQAQADSPTQAMALVDTPNAKTIAELVEQFDLPIEKTVKTLFVKASEQVESDLIALIIRGDHELNEVKAENLPEVEAPLTFATEEEIRELVGAGPGSLGPVNLPAPFIVDRSVAVMSDFGAGANTDDKHYFGINWGRDVELGQVADLRNVIEGDPSPCGKGTLMFKRGIEVGHIFQLGNNYSQKMNAGVLGQDGKNAMLEMGCYGIGITRVVAAAIEQNHDQNGIIWPDAIAPFKVAIVPMNMHKSERVREAAEKLYTDLTAAGIEVLFDDRKERPGVMFSDIELVGVPHTIVIGERSMDNGVFEYKHRRDGEKVPFSIDDALTFIQSKLD; this is encoded by the coding sequence ATGCGTACCAGTCAATATCTGCTTTCTACTTTGAAAGAAACCCCTAGCGACGCAGAAATTGTCAGCCACCAGCTGATGTTGCGTGCGGGTATGATTCGAAAACTCGCTTCAGGCCTTTATACTTGGCTTCCTACAGGGGTTCGTGTCCTTCGCCATGTTGAGCGTATTGTTCGCGAAGAAATGAACCGTGCCGGCGCCGTCGAAACCATGATGCCTGTCGTACAACCAGCAGATTTATGGCAAGAAACGGGGCGTTGGGAAAAGTTTGGTCCTGAGCTGCTACGTATTGCTGACCGCCATCAACGTGATTTTGTTTTAGGCCCCACGCATGAAGAAGTGATTACGCACTTGGCGCGCAACGAAATCAATTCATACAAGCAATTGCCGCTCAACTTGTACCAAATCCAAACCAAGTTCCGTGACGAAGTACGTCCTCGTTTTGGCGTCATGCGCTCTCGCGAATTTACCATGAAAGACGCCTATAGCTTCGATATCGACAAAGCGGGCATGGAGCAGAGCTATGAGAAAATGCGCGCGGCTTATTGCGCCATCTTTGATCGCATGGGGCTAGACTACCGTGCCGTACTGGCTGACACCGGCGCCATTGGTGGTTCCGCCTCGCACGAATTCCATGTCCTGGCCGACAGTGGTGAAGATCTGATCGCATTTTCAACCGAGTCCGACTACGCGGCAAATATTGAAAAAGCCGAAGCGCTCGCCCCTCAGGCGCAAGCCGATTCACCCACGCAAGCCATGGCGCTGGTCGATACGCCGAATGCGAAAACCATTGCTGAACTGGTTGAGCAGTTTGATCTCCCGATCGAAAAAACAGTTAAAACGCTTTTCGTCAAAGCGTCTGAACAGGTCGAGTCCGATCTTATCGCGCTAATCATCCGTGGCGATCATGAACTCAACGAAGTAAAAGCGGAAAATCTACCTGAGGTAGAAGCACCGCTTACTTTCGCCACCGAAGAAGAAATCCGTGAGCTTGTCGGTGCAGGTCCTGGCTCTTTGGGTCCGGTAAACCTACCGGCACCTTTCATCGTCGATCGCAGTGTTGCGGTAATGAGTGACTTTGGTGCTGGTGCAAACACCGACGATAAACACTACTTCGGAATAAATTGGGGACGCGATGTAGAGCTAGGTCAAGTCGCCGACCTGCGCAATGTCATCGAAGGCGATCCTAGCCCTTGTGGTAAAGGCACATTGATGTTTAAACGTGGCATCGAAGTGGGCCATATCTTCCAGCTGGGCAATAACTACTCACAAAAGATGAATGCTGGCGTACTAGGCCAAGACGGTAAGAACGCCATGTTAGAGATGGGCTGTTACGGCATTGGTATTACGCGTGTTGTGGCTGCAGCGATTGAGCAAAACCATGACCAAAACGGTATTATCTGGCCTGACGCCATCGCGCCTTTCAAGGTGGCCATTGTCCCGATGAATATGCACAAATCTGAACGTGTCCGTGAAGCGGCTGAAAAGTTATACACCGATCTTACCGCAGCCGGTATTGAGGTACTTTTTGACGACCGCAAAGAGCGTCCAGGTGTAATGTTCTCTGATATTGAACTTGTCGGCGTGCCTCACACTATCGTCATTGGTGAGCGTAGTATGGATAACGGCGTGTTCGAGTATAAGCATCGTCGAGACGGCGAGAAAGTGCCTTTCTCCATTGACGATGCACTGACGTTTATTCAGTCAAAGCTTGACTAA
- the tsaA gene encoding tRNA (N6-threonylcarbamoyladenosine(37)-N6)-methyltransferase TrmO encodes MCSPFSITPIGTLYSPFKEKFAVPRQPGLAPSALAYLCLQGDANQIDAVRGIEQYSHLWLLFLFDQNLDKGWRPTVRPPRLGGNEKMGVFASRATFRPNGIGMSAVELVDVTQDSGQVTLVLRGCDLVDQTPIVDIKPYIPYSDSIPDAQGGFAHTKPTPLDVHFSDRALLALSPYPEQAYYQSVIAEVLAQDPRPAYRKGKPDNRRYAVHLFDFNVTFHVQNEQIEVASIEAFVETPPRC; translated from the coding sequence ATGTGTTCCCCGTTTTCTATCACCCCAATCGGCACGCTTTATTCTCCTTTTAAAGAGAAATTTGCGGTCCCTCGTCAACCTGGGTTAGCGCCGAGTGCACTGGCTTATCTCTGCTTACAGGGGGATGCCAATCAGATCGACGCCGTACGAGGGATTGAACAATACTCTCACCTTTGGTTGCTTTTTCTTTTTGATCAGAACTTAGATAAGGGATGGCGCCCTACCGTCCGGCCACCTCGTTTAGGGGGGAATGAGAAAATGGGTGTGTTTGCCAGCCGGGCTACATTTCGTCCTAATGGCATTGGTATGTCGGCGGTAGAGCTGGTTGATGTCACTCAAGATAGCGGGCAAGTAACCTTGGTATTACGAGGGTGCGATCTTGTTGACCAAACCCCGATTGTCGATATTAAGCCCTATATTCCTTACTCTGACAGTATTCCCGACGCCCAAGGCGGATTTGCTCACACCAAACCCACGCCACTAGACGTTCATTTCTCTGACCGCGCCTTATTGGCATTATCTCCATATCCTGAGCAAGCATACTATCAAAGCGTGATTGCTGAAGTCTTAGCGCAAGATCCACGCCCGGCTTACAGAAAAGGTAAACCGGATAATCGCCGCTATGCGGTTCACCTGTTCGACTTTAACGTCACGTTTCACGTTCAAAACGAGCAAATCGAAGTGGCTTCCATAGAAGCTTTTGTCGAAACTCCCCCACGCTGTTAA
- the gmhB gene encoding D-glycero-beta-D-manno-heptose 1,7-bisphosphate 7-phosphatase, with product MSLPAVFIDRDGVVNVDHGYVSSIDSFEYIEGVFDACRALKESGYLLVLVTNQAGIARGYFSEQDFLQLTEWMDWNFADKGVDFDGIYYCPHHASEGVGEYRIDCDCRKPKPGMLIDAQQELDIDMSRSVMVGDKADDMKAAECAGVATRLLVRSGKPVTEQGVALATDVVDSIADIPGWLANR from the coding sequence GTGAGTCTTCCAGCCGTTTTTATCGATCGTGATGGTGTCGTTAATGTCGATCACGGTTATGTGTCTAGTATCGATAGCTTTGAATATATTGAGGGTGTGTTCGACGCATGTAGGGCGCTGAAAGAAAGCGGCTATTTACTCGTACTGGTGACCAATCAAGCCGGTATCGCAAGAGGCTACTTTTCGGAGCAAGATTTTTTGCAATTGACCGAATGGATGGATTGGAACTTTGCTGATAAAGGTGTCGATTTTGATGGGATATATTACTGCCCCCATCATGCCAGTGAAGGAGTCGGTGAGTATCGAATTGATTGCGATTGTCGCAAACCCAAGCCGGGTATGTTGATTGATGCCCAGCAAGAGCTTGATATTGATATGTCACGCTCGGTGATGGTGGGAGATAAAGCGGATGATATGAAAGCCGCAGAGTGTGCAGGGGTTGCAACTCGTTTGCTAGTGCGCTCAGGTAAACCTGTCACCGAACAAGGCGTCGCATTAGCAACTGACGTTGTTGACTCTATCGCTGATATACCCGGTTGGCTTGCTAATCGTTAA
- a CDS encoding gamma-glutamylcyclotransferase family protein, which produces MLNNLFVYGTLCPEGTNHHVLADVHGQWFPASIQAIRTDRGWGSASGCPGIELSDNPNNRVEGWLLKADDLSHFLPHIDAFEGAGYQRVIVEVEYKSKSSQHAQHTTAFTYELCFNHQPDATGPSQFVAKNY; this is translated from the coding sequence ATGCTTAACAACCTCTTCGTATACGGAACCCTGTGTCCAGAAGGCACAAATCACCACGTGCTTGCGGATGTCCATGGGCAATGGTTTCCCGCGAGTATACAAGCAATACGCACAGACCGTGGTTGGGGATCGGCCTCGGGTTGTCCGGGTATAGAGCTCAGTGATAATCCAAATAATCGGGTAGAGGGCTGGCTTTTGAAAGCAGACGATTTATCTCACTTTCTCCCTCACATTGATGCATTCGAAGGCGCTGGCTACCAACGGGTGATTGTTGAGGTAGAGTACAAAAGCAAAAGCAGTCAACACGCCCAGCATACAACAGCATTCACCTATGAACTTTGTTTTAATCACCAGCCTGATGCGACTGGGCCAAGCCAATTTGTCGCCAAAAACTATTAG
- a CDS encoding endonuclease/exonuclease/phosphatase family protein has translation MKRRIGKVVAWGSAIFVPAAVIGVNGYFTVPDSTQLHTVSGIHRQCVDYTHSLPLDEQGRFSLLVWNIYKQQRPQWDTALSQYHQPHRLMLLQEASFGPQLARWITQASLHYDQAYAFAMQDAVAGVMNLSKVNPLHSCAYTAVEPYLRLPKSALYSEYKLSNGERLAVVNIHSINFTYAMAAYKKQLAALEQALARVDGPIILAGDFNTWSQRRLDAVRAMVTRLSLQEMRYHPDERMTKFGLPLDHVFYRGLSVEKASAIDNGASDHAAIEAQLKVTG, from the coding sequence ATGAAAAGACGTATTGGCAAGGTAGTGGCATGGGGGAGTGCTATTTTCGTCCCTGCTGCGGTGATTGGTGTCAATGGCTACTTCACCGTGCCTGACAGCACCCAACTCCATACGGTGTCTGGTATACATCGCCAGTGCGTTGATTACACACATTCTTTACCGCTTGACGAACAAGGCCGTTTTTCATTATTGGTATGGAATATTTATAAACAACAGCGTCCTCAGTGGGACACTGCGTTAAGTCAGTATCACCAACCTCACCGCTTGATGTTGTTGCAAGAGGCAAGCTTTGGTCCACAATTAGCACGTTGGATCACGCAGGCGTCATTGCACTATGACCAAGCTTATGCGTTTGCGATGCAAGATGCTGTTGCAGGGGTGATGAACCTTTCCAAAGTGAACCCTTTGCACAGTTGTGCGTATACTGCGGTCGAGCCTTATCTGCGCCTTCCTAAAAGTGCTCTATATAGTGAGTATAAGCTCTCCAATGGAGAGCGCCTTGCGGTGGTGAATATTCATAGCATTAACTTTACTTATGCAATGGCCGCTTATAAGAAACAATTGGCCGCTTTGGAGCAAGCTTTGGCGCGTGTCGATGGGCCGATTATTTTAGCTGGTGACTTTAATACTTGGTCTCAGCGGCGGTTAGACGCGGTAAGAGCGATGGTCACGCGTTTGTCATTGCAAGAAATGCGTTATCACCCCGATGAGCGAATGACTAAGTTTGGGTTGCCGTTGGATCATGTTTTCTACCGTGGCTTATCGGTAGAAAAGGCGAGCGCAATTGATAATGGTGCCTCTGATCACGCAGCGATAGAGGCACAACTGAAAGTGACAGGATAG
- a CDS encoding YIP1 family protein, protein MMQASANPLFALRDIVLRPSACFAALSQRPVWGWLAYLLMCLSAIAFWSAYFDHTNLAALQQALAQQLSMPPADAEKWLQRETLLASEVLGDWFGRAAVIFSLALWFRLATKQEAPNFGYRHWLAASCFIFLPAVVGDLASYTNMTLSSGFILPAHADLNSLNGLLKLPLASPWSAWAASLPLLLPWYWVLSITVIGTWTPLNHGKAIVVATLPWVAVFASWAIVIALS, encoded by the coding sequence ATGATGCAAGCGTCAGCCAATCCACTGTTCGCCTTAAGAGACATCGTTCTTCGTCCCAGTGCATGCTTTGCTGCATTAAGCCAGCGCCCGGTATGGGGCTGGTTGGCTTATTTGCTTATGTGCCTAAGCGCTATTGCATTTTGGAGTGCTTATTTTGATCACACCAACCTTGCCGCGCTTCAGCAAGCACTCGCGCAACAATTATCGATGCCACCTGCAGACGCTGAAAAGTGGTTACAACGTGAAACACTGCTTGCCTCTGAAGTGCTCGGAGATTGGTTTGGCCGAGCGGCGGTCATTTTTTCCTTGGCACTGTGGTTTCGGTTAGCCACCAAACAAGAAGCCCCTAACTTTGGCTATCGTCATTGGCTCGCGGCCTCTTGCTTTATCTTTTTACCCGCGGTCGTGGGCGATTTGGCAAGCTATACCAATATGACCTTATCATCCGGTTTTATTTTGCCGGCTCATGCGGATTTAAATAGCCTTAATGGCTTACTTAAATTACCACTCGCCTCGCCATGGAGTGCATGGGCAGCAAGCTTGCCATTGCTACTCCCGTGGTACTGGGTATTAAGCATTACGGTTATCGGTACTTGGACACCACTCAATCATGGCAAAGCGATCGTCGTTGCTACCCTGCCTTGGGTTGCCGTTTTTGCCAGTTGGGCCATCGTCATAGCATTAAGCTAG
- a CDS encoding lytic transglycosylase — translation MKYRFVILSTLLLSGCQSIGDAQNADIASEAPPVVAKETTRSPDKASETPKKTTPATPTVLSPQKQNDVWQRISMQLSLPVPDNASVRRYRNWYLKYPNHLATVAERATPFLHLIVEKVEARNMPLELALLPVVESSFDQFAYSHGRAAGLWQFVPATGRRFGLEQNWWYDGRRDVVQSTDAALDYLEYLHGMFDGNWLHAIAAYNSGEGRVARAIRRNEQRGKPTDFWHLDLPKETSSYVPKLIALGDVLRHQEQYGLDVPEIPNQPALTLVDPKMQMDLALAANYAGLSVSELQSLNPAYNHWATSPSGPTHLLLPNDNVERFNSELAKNDNQGLRVERYAVKSGDSLSEIAAEYNTTVKVLKRANQLRSSRIRVGQRLMIPVSLKDESQYTLSAPQRLAALQAAERDGHKRTHTVRQGDSFWTIARRYDVDYRQLAKWNGMSPRDTLSIGQKLVVWDKEGDARRIRTITYRIRQGDSLSSIAQRYNVSVAELVKWNQLRQSAYIQPGQKLTLHIDISRSSGS, via the coding sequence ATGAAGTACCGTTTTGTTATATTGAGCACGCTGTTGCTGAGCGGCTGTCAGTCTATCGGCGACGCTCAAAATGCGGATATCGCCTCCGAGGCACCGCCCGTTGTCGCAAAAGAAACAACGCGCTCGCCTGATAAAGCCTCAGAGACGCCCAAGAAAACCACACCCGCGACGCCTACGGTACTTTCCCCGCAAAAACAGAATGATGTGTGGCAGCGCATCAGTATGCAGCTTTCGCTTCCCGTGCCTGATAATGCCTCGGTACGCCGTTATCGTAATTGGTACTTAAAGTATCCTAACCACCTTGCCACGGTCGCTGAGCGCGCCACGCCGTTTTTACACCTGATCGTAGAAAAGGTCGAAGCGCGCAACATGCCCTTAGAGTTGGCGTTGCTTCCAGTCGTAGAAAGCTCGTTTGATCAATTTGCGTACTCGCATGGCCGGGCGGCTGGCCTTTGGCAATTTGTCCCAGCAACAGGCCGCCGTTTTGGCCTGGAACAAAATTGGTGGTACGACGGCCGACGTGATGTGGTGCAATCAACCGATGCGGCACTCGATTACCTCGAGTACTTGCATGGCATGTTTGATGGCAACTGGTTACACGCTATCGCTGCATATAACTCCGGCGAAGGACGTGTGGCTCGTGCTATTCGTCGCAACGAGCAACGCGGAAAGCCTACCGACTTTTGGCATTTAGACCTCCCCAAAGAAACCAGCAGCTATGTGCCTAAGCTAATCGCCCTTGGCGATGTACTGCGCCACCAAGAGCAGTATGGACTCGACGTGCCAGAAATCCCCAATCAGCCAGCACTGACCTTGGTCGATCCTAAGATGCAGATGGATCTGGCGCTCGCGGCTAACTATGCCGGTTTAAGTGTTTCTGAGCTCCAAAGCCTTAACCCTGCGTATAATCATTGGGCAACGTCACCATCAGGCCCCACCCACTTATTGTTGCCCAACGACAATGTGGAACGCTTTAATTCTGAATTGGCTAAAAATGACAACCAAGGGCTTCGTGTGGAACGTTATGCGGTGAAGTCAGGTGACAGCCTGAGTGAAATCGCGGCTGAGTACAACACCACCGTCAAGGTATTAAAACGAGCTAACCAACTCCGCTCCTCACGTATTCGCGTGGGTCAGCGCCTGATGATCCCTGTTTCGCTGAAAGATGAATCACAATACACGCTAAGCGCACCACAGCGCCTCGCCGCATTGCAAGCGGCGGAGCGAGATGGCCACAAGCGCACCCACACCGTGCGCCAAGGCGACAGTTTTTGGACAATCGCCCGCCGTTATGACGTTGATTATCGTCAGCTCGCTAAGTGGAACGGCATGAGTCCTCGCGACACCCTCAGCATTGGCCAGAAGTTGGTCGTTTGGGATAAAGAGGGAGATGCACGTCGCATCCGCACGATTACCTACAGAATTCGACAAGGTGATTCCTTGAGCAGTATTGCACAACGCTACAATGTATCAGTCGCCGAGCTGGTTAAATGGAACCAGTTACGACAAAGCGCATATATCCAACCCGGTCAAAAGCTAACACTGCATATCGACATTTCTCGGAGTAGCGGCTCATGA
- the gloB gene encoding hydroxyacylglutathione hydrolase: MLHVKSIPAFNDNYIWLIISEDNRCAVVDPGEASQVIDYLKANSLTLSCILITHHHWDHTNGIDDLVRYAPNAKVIGPDVHPIPQRSMAVGDGDQIDVFDHRFLVVGVEGHTDDHIAFVGDGKLFCGDALFSAGCGRLLGGTAEQSLNSLKKLASLPIETQVYCAHEYTAANVAFALTVEPENDALHLYREEVNRLRAQGKQTLPSTIEREKRINPFLRTQEPTVIQAVAGRTAADDELAVFRALRQWKDEF; this comes from the coding sequence ATGCTTCATGTAAAAAGCATACCTGCATTTAACGATAATTACATATGGCTCATTATTAGTGAAGATAATCGCTGCGCCGTGGTCGATCCGGGTGAAGCAAGTCAGGTTATTGACTACCTTAAAGCGAATTCATTGACTTTATCGTGCATTCTTATCACGCACCACCATTGGGATCACACCAATGGCATTGACGATCTTGTACGTTATGCGCCAAACGCGAAAGTGATCGGCCCGGATGTTCATCCAATACCTCAACGTTCAATGGCGGTCGGTGACGGTGACCAAATTGATGTCTTTGACCATCGCTTTTTGGTCGTCGGTGTCGAGGGCCACACCGACGATCACATTGCGTTTGTCGGCGATGGTAAGCTGTTCTGTGGCGATGCCTTATTTTCAGCCGGTTGTGGCCGCTTACTCGGTGGCACCGCGGAGCAATCACTTAACTCATTGAAAAAGCTAGCATCGCTACCCATCGAGACCCAAGTGTATTGCGCCCATGAGTATACCGCCGCCAATGTCGCGTTTGCGCTGACTGTAGAGCCTGAAAACGACGCATTACACTTGTACCGAGAAGAAGTGAACCGCTTACGCGCCCAAGGTAAGCAAACGCTCCCCAGTACCATTGAGCGAGAAAAGCGTATTAATCCGTTTTTGCGTACCCAAGAGCCGACGGTCATTCAAGCGGTTGCAGGTCGCACTGCAGCCGACGATGAGCTTGCCGTTTTCCGAGCGCTGCGGCAGTGGAAGGACGAATTTTGA
- a CDS encoding methyltransferase domain-containing protein: MKPARIEHQFDYPYTWDQVAYGDWARTQLQTRLDEWLPTLFGYHLLKLGGLSCELVSEQCNIQHQVCVDQHNPMRNVTATHYALPFIEKSFDACVLAHQLDYSDDPHRLLREVDRVMIDDACLIISGVNPISFLGVKKLLRGKHQRLPWAGRMFSPLRVKDWLSVMNYEVVEAHQMGLWPTQRPSARHAWVESSASMVTPALGSIYLIIARKRSYPLKPIKPRWKLKQAVSPLGGVVPNGG, translated from the coding sequence ATGAAACCAGCGCGCATAGAACATCAGTTTGACTATCCCTATACGTGGGACCAAGTTGCTTACGGTGATTGGGCGCGCACCCAATTGCAAACTCGGTTGGATGAATGGCTACCGACCTTATTTGGCTACCACTTGCTGAAACTGGGCGGCTTAAGCTGCGAGCTAGTCAGTGAACAGTGTAACATTCAACACCAAGTGTGTGTCGACCAACATAACCCAATGCGCAATGTGACCGCGACACACTATGCCTTGCCATTTATCGAGAAATCTTTTGATGCCTGTGTATTAGCGCACCAACTTGATTATAGCGATGATCCGCACCGTTTATTGCGGGAGGTTGATCGTGTGATGATTGATGACGCTTGCTTGATCATCTCGGGTGTTAACCCCATAAGCTTTTTGGGCGTAAAAAAACTGCTACGTGGCAAGCATCAAAGGCTCCCTTGGGCAGGACGTATGTTTTCACCTCTTCGCGTTAAAGATTGGTTGAGTGTGATGAATTATGAGGTGGTTGAGGCGCACCAGATGGGACTGTGGCCGACGCAGAGACCCAGCGCTCGGCACGCTTGGGTAGAGAGTAGCGCCAGTATGGTGACACCTGCGCTTGGCTCCATTTATTTGATTATTGCGCGTAAGCGTAGCTACCCATTAAAACCGATTAAGCCTCGTTGGAAGCTCAAGCAAGCGGTCTCACCGCTGGGCGGGGTTGTTCCCAACGGCGGCTAG
- the rnhA gene encoding ribonuclease HI: MTKQVEIFTDGSCLGNPGPGGYGVVMRYKQHEKTLSAGFTLTTNNRMELMAAIVGLNALNTSCNVTLTTDSQYVRQGITQWIHNWKKRQWKTADKKPVKNADLWQQLDQAASKHQITWNWVKGHAGHPENERCDELARDAANHPTEIDEGYQPAD; the protein is encoded by the coding sequence ATGACCAAGCAGGTAGAAATTTTCACAGACGGTTCTTGTCTCGGCAATCCGGGACCGGGCGGTTATGGCGTGGTGATGCGCTACAAACAACATGAAAAAACCTTGAGTGCCGGTTTCACCCTCACCACCAATAATCGCATGGAGCTGATGGCGGCCATTGTCGGCTTAAATGCGCTTAACACGAGCTGTAACGTGACTCTCACCACTGACAGCCAGTACGTTCGACAAGGGATCACCCAATGGATCCATAATTGGAAAAAACGCCAATGGAAGACGGCGGATAAGAAACCGGTGAAAAATGCCGATTTATGGCAACAGCTTGATCAAGCGGCATCTAAGCATCAGATCACGTGGAACTGGGTGAAAGGCCACGCTGGACACCCAGAAAATGAGCGTTGTGACGAACTCGCGCGCGACGCTGCAAACCACCCGACAGAGATCGATGAAGGTTATCAGCCTGCAGACTAA